In Spirosoma aureum, a single genomic region encodes these proteins:
- a CDS encoding SDR family oxidoreductase, with the protein MVEKYSLTDRVAIVTGALGLIGRNHCQALAEAGAKVVVADLNEEAAKSFASDLGDTHFGIGLDVTDEATVKQVRDRILERYGRIDVLVNNAALNEAVENPAMALELTAFENFPVAQFRASLEVNVTGVFLCAQVFGSVMAQQGKGSIINVASTYGLVGPDQRIYRNEAGEQTFYKTAAYPATKGAVVNFTRFLAAYWGQKGVRVNTLSPGGVENGQSEYFISNYSAKTVLGRMAQPDEYQGAVVFLASDASAYMSGANLVVDGGWTAI; encoded by the coding sequence GTGGTTGAAAAATATTCACTTACCGATCGGGTGGCGATTGTGACCGGGGCACTTGGGCTGATCGGACGCAACCACTGCCAGGCGCTGGCGGAAGCTGGAGCCAAGGTCGTTGTGGCCGACCTGAACGAAGAAGCGGCTAAGTCATTCGCTTCTGATTTGGGCGATACTCATTTTGGCATCGGACTCGATGTAACCGATGAAGCGACAGTCAAACAAGTCCGCGACCGGATTCTGGAACGTTATGGCCGAATTGATGTACTGGTCAACAATGCAGCCTTAAACGAAGCTGTCGAAAATCCGGCCATGGCACTGGAATTAACGGCATTCGAAAACTTTCCGGTGGCCCAGTTTCGGGCATCGCTGGAAGTAAATGTAACGGGCGTTTTCCTCTGCGCCCAGGTATTCGGGAGTGTGATGGCCCAACAAGGTAAAGGCAGTATTATCAACGTAGCCTCTACCTATGGGCTTGTGGGTCCCGACCAGCGCATTTACCGCAACGAAGCAGGCGAACAGACTTTTTATAAAACAGCGGCTTACCCGGCCACCAAGGGTGCCGTAGTCAATTTTACCCGGTTTCTGGCTGCCTACTGGGGGCAGAAAGGCGTTCGGGTCAATACGCTCTCGCCGGGCGGTGTAGAAAACGGCCAGAGCGAGTATTTCATATCGAATTACTCCGCTAAAACTGTACTGGGTCGAATGGCCCAACCCGATGAGTATCAGGGGGCTGTTGTTTTTCTGGCCAGCGATGCGTCGGCTTACATGTCGGGGGCCAATCTGGTAGTCGATGGTGGCTGGACGGCTATTTAA
- a CDS encoding KdsC family phosphatase yields MNQELIEKAARIKLLLTDCDGVLTDAGVYYGENGEMLKKFNMRDGMAVERLRKLVGVETGIITGESSPSVVSRAAKLKITELHLGSKDKLSLLAEILERKGLDASEIAFIGDDVNDLEIQKAVGFSACPADATRYNKSISDYCCDAKGGEGCFRELAELIIDAKHIVSVQLASTIQPNENHYT; encoded by the coding sequence TTGAATCAGGAATTAATCGAAAAAGCAGCTCGCATAAAACTCCTGTTGACGGACTGCGATGGCGTTCTGACCGATGCAGGCGTTTATTACGGCGAAAACGGCGAAATGTTGAAGAAATTTAACATGCGGGATGGTATGGCCGTTGAGCGACTACGGAAACTGGTGGGTGTTGAGACGGGAATTATAACCGGCGAATCATCGCCATCAGTTGTGTCACGGGCGGCCAAATTAAAGATTACAGAGTTGCACCTTGGCAGTAAGGATAAGCTGTCTTTACTGGCCGAGATCCTGGAACGCAAGGGTTTAGATGCGTCGGAGATAGCGTTCATCGGCGACGACGTCAACGATCTGGAGATCCAGAAAGCCGTAGGATTTTCGGCTTGCCCCGCCGACGCGACCCGATATAACAAATCCATTTCAGATTACTGCTGCGATGCGAAAGGTGGCGAAGGCTGCTTCCGCGAACTGGCTGAGCTGATTATTGACGCCAAACATATTGTATCCGTTCAACTTGCATCAACCATACAACCCAATGAGAACCATTACACTTAA
- a CDS encoding N-acetylneuraminate synthase family protein — protein MRTITLNTGRKIGQGQPSYVIAEIGINHNGSLELAKKLIDEAVAAKADAVKFQKRTPEVCVPRDQWNVMRDTPWGRMTYIDYKRKTEFGKLEYTAIDQYCHEQGIDWFASAWDVESVDFLEAFDPCLYKLASASLTDLALIEKILHTGRPLMLSTGMSTMAEIEEAISLVEEYDTDYPLLVAHSTSAYPCKPEELNLRMVPTLQAAYPTIPIGYSGHETGLSTTVAAVTLGATFVERHFTLDRAMWGSDHAASVEPQGLQRLVRDIRDVETALGDGVKKVYETELGPMKRLRLNINSAFSV, from the coding sequence ATGAGAACCATTACACTTAACACTGGCCGAAAAATTGGCCAGGGACAACCCAGTTATGTTATTGCCGAAATTGGCATTAACCACAACGGCTCACTCGAACTGGCAAAAAAATTGATCGATGAAGCCGTCGCTGCCAAAGCCGATGCGGTGAAGTTCCAGAAACGGACGCCCGAAGTATGCGTTCCCCGCGATCAGTGGAACGTCATGCGCGACACGCCCTGGGGTCGAATGACCTACATCGACTACAAGCGCAAAACTGAATTTGGCAAGCTGGAATATACGGCCATCGATCAGTACTGTCACGAACAGGGCATTGACTGGTTTGCTTCGGCCTGGGATGTAGAGTCCGTCGATTTTCTGGAAGCCTTCGATCCCTGTCTGTACAAATTGGCCTCTGCCTCCCTGACCGATCTGGCGCTAATCGAAAAAATTCTGCATACGGGTCGCCCACTCATGCTCTCGACGGGCATGTCGACCATGGCTGAAATCGAAGAAGCGATTTCACTCGTTGAAGAATACGATACCGACTACCCGCTTCTGGTTGCTCATTCGACCTCGGCTTACCCCTGCAAACCCGAAGAATTAAATCTACGGATGGTCCCAACCCTCCAGGCTGCATACCCAACTATTCCGATTGGTTATTCGGGACATGAAACAGGCCTTTCGACAACGGTTGCCGCGGTTACGCTGGGAGCAACCTTCGTGGAGCGCCATTTCACCCTCGACCGGGCTATGTGGGGTTCTGACCATGCCGCTTCGGTTGAACCACAGGGATTACAGCGGCTGGTCCGCGACATTCGCGATGTCGAAACCGCCCTCGGCGATGGAGTAAAAAAAGTATATGAAACTGAACTAGGGCCGATGAAGCGGCTACGGTTAAATATTAATTCCGCTTTTTCGGTTTAA
- a CDS encoding sterol desaturase family protein, with protein MPQAELLRITTAILVVWIVGILIWERVAPYRKGLPLFREGFWVDLVWYTLIQSYFLKILIFDYIIAPLQTHFDWSDWQFVRHWPVWVQVFFFLFTHDLYIYLFHRFQHANKWLWRTHEAHHSNKEVDFLAGSRSHVVEIIINQTIEFAPIILLGADPAVIPIKALLDAMFGMFIHANIRVKLGPLKYIFNSPHLHLWHHANYQEVFHANFGTKFSFFDYLLGTAYDPEHTPGNLPENWGLYYDYPKDYFLQHAFSVKRFDERKLLTNKWFTRYYMLRPNLLRFMKKRLNRQTNPSPLETENVN; from the coding sequence ATGCCGCAGGCAGAATTATTACGAATCACGACCGCTATTCTGGTGGTCTGGATCGTCGGCATTCTTATCTGGGAACGGGTTGCACCCTACCGCAAGGGGCTTCCGCTGTTTCGTGAAGGATTCTGGGTTGACCTGGTCTGGTATACCCTTATTCAGAGTTACTTTCTCAAGATCCTGATTTTTGATTACATTATTGCTCCACTGCAAACGCACTTCGACTGGTCAGACTGGCAATTTGTCAGGCACTGGCCAGTTTGGGTACAGGTGTTCTTTTTTCTGTTTACCCACGACCTGTACATTTACCTTTTTCATCGCTTTCAACACGCAAACAAGTGGCTCTGGCGTACACATGAAGCCCATCACTCCAATAAGGAGGTCGATTTTCTGGCTGGATCGCGTTCCCATGTTGTCGAGATCATCATCAACCAGACCATCGAGTTTGCGCCCATTATTCTGCTCGGTGCCGATCCGGCCGTAATTCCGATCAAAGCGTTGCTGGATGCTATGTTCGGGATGTTTATCCATGCCAATATTCGGGTTAAGCTAGGGCCATTAAAGTATATCTTTAATAGTCCGCACCTTCATTTGTGGCATCATGCTAATTATCAGGAAGTTTTCCATGCTAACTTTGGCACGAAGTTTTCGTTTTTCGACTATCTGCTTGGCACGGCCTACGATCCTGAACATACGCCAGGCAATCTTCCGGAAAACTGGGGCTTATATTATGATTACCCGAAAGACTATTTTTTGCAGCACGCTTTTTCAGTGAAACGGTTTGACGAACGAAAGCTCTTGACCAATAAATGGTTTACACGCTATTACATGCTTCGCCCCAACCTGCTGCGTTTCATGAAGAAACGGCTCAACCGACAAACGAATCCCTCGCCATTAGAAACTGAAAACGTAAACTGA
- a CDS encoding DMT family transporter gives MQAWLFLFIAASFETAWTYSVKYMTFDLLKTLRWNTFYTPNVGLPILLPFVGYVVFGIANIYFFSQAIKQIPTPTAFAVWTAMALALIKAVDVFIFKTNWSLTELFFLTLIGVGIIGLRVYSAG, from the coding sequence GTGCAAGCCTGGTTGTTTCTGTTCATCGCAGCTTCCTTTGAAACTGCCTGGACCTATTCCGTTAAATATATGACGTTCGATCTGTTGAAAACGCTCCGCTGGAATACGTTTTACACCCCGAATGTCGGTTTGCCAATTCTGCTTCCGTTTGTTGGCTATGTTGTATTTGGGATAGCCAATATCTATTTTTTCTCACAGGCCATTAAACAGATTCCAACACCAACCGCCTTTGCGGTCTGGACTGCTATGGCCCTGGCATTGATCAAAGCCGTCGATGTGTTTATTTTCAAAACCAACTGGTCCCTGACCGAACTGTTTTTTCTGACACTTATTGGCGTTGGCATTATCGGTTTACGGGTTTACTCGGCGGGATGA
- a CDS encoding alpha/beta hydrolase encodes MNIYFISGLGADKRIFQKLVLPDYYQFIYLDWLPVMPSDTLESYAFRMAQLIDTSVPFYVIGVSFGGMIATEIAKKLKPLKTIIISSIGLSAGLPWYWRFFGKLSLDRFIPVTIFALPIAPTYWLFGAKDAATKLLLKQILLDTDKVFMKWAIRAILTWDNQRIPTSVIHIHGTHDKILPIRFTTPDLIVMQGGHLMVYSHSNEVSHLVGLLLI; translated from the coding sequence TTGAATATCTATTTCATTAGTGGGCTGGGCGCTGACAAGCGTATTTTTCAAAAATTAGTACTACCTGACTATTACCAATTCATTTATTTGGACTGGCTACCTGTTATGCCCAGTGATACTTTGGAAAGTTATGCTTTTCGAATGGCACAACTGATTGATACATCAGTACCGTTTTATGTAATTGGTGTCTCATTTGGTGGTATGATTGCGACTGAAATAGCAAAAAAACTGAAGCCACTGAAAACAATTATCATTTCAAGTATAGGTCTTTCTGCAGGCTTGCCCTGGTATTGGCGCTTTTTTGGCAAGCTCTCACTCGATCGATTTATTCCTGTGACCATTTTTGCCTTACCTATAGCACCTACTTACTGGCTTTTTGGAGCAAAAGACGCTGCGACGAAGCTTCTTTTAAAGCAAATACTTCTTGATACCGATAAAGTCTTCATGAAATGGGCAATTCGAGCAATTTTAACCTGGGATAATCAACGCATACCTACTTCTGTCATCCATATTCATGGTACACATGACAAAATCCTACCAATTCGGTTCACAACGCCTGACCTCATTGTTATGCAAGGTGGTCATTTGATGGTTTATAGCCACAGTAATGAGGTATCGCATTTAGTAGGTTTATTGCTAATTTGA
- the hslU gene encoding ATP-dependent protease ATPase subunit HslU has product MTQLLKDLTPRQIVAELDQYIIGQNDAKRNVAIALRNRWRRMNSTADMQREITPNNILMIGATGVGKTEIARRLAKIADAPFIKVEASKFTEVGYVGRDVESMVRDLVEQSVNMVRAAKKEAVQVRAQQLVEDAILDILIPPVKSANGQLGFETDVKDPDAELNERTRERFREKIRSGEMDDRKIDIDVQQSQTPNIGIMGGAVDDLSMMNIQEMIGGMLPKRGKKRKVTIAEARTILLEEEAAKLIDMDEVKEEAIRKAEDAGIIFIDEIDKVASSRSGNGGGPDVSREGVQRDLLPIVEGSAVNTKYGVIHTDHILFIAAGAFHVTKPSDLIPELQGRFPIRVELQSLSENDFYQILKEPKNALTKQYVAMLAAEGVELSFQDDALREMAHIAFEVNAEVENIGARRLQTVLSHLMNDFMFDIPDVIGANAHVVVTKELVNEKLDGLVQNRDLSQFIL; this is encoded by the coding sequence ATGACTCAATTACTCAAAGACCTTACCCCTCGGCAGATTGTTGCCGAATTGGATCAATACATCATCGGCCAGAACGATGCCAAACGCAACGTAGCGATTGCCCTTCGTAACCGCTGGCGCCGGATGAACAGTACGGCCGATATGCAGCGTGAAATTACGCCTAACAATATTCTGATGATCGGCGCAACGGGCGTTGGGAAAACCGAAATTGCCCGAAGACTCGCAAAAATTGCTGATGCGCCCTTTATAAAAGTCGAAGCTTCGAAGTTTACCGAAGTTGGTTATGTCGGTCGTGATGTCGAAAGCATGGTGCGCGATCTGGTCGAACAGTCGGTTAATATGGTGCGGGCGGCAAAAAAAGAGGCCGTTCAGGTTCGGGCCCAGCAACTCGTTGAAGATGCCATTCTCGACATTCTGATTCCGCCCGTAAAATCGGCGAATGGCCAACTGGGTTTTGAGACTGATGTCAAAGATCCCGATGCCGAGCTGAATGAACGAACCCGTGAGCGGTTCCGCGAGAAGATACGCTCCGGCGAAATGGACGACCGTAAGATTGATATCGATGTCCAGCAAAGTCAGACGCCGAACATCGGCATCATGGGCGGTGCCGTTGATGACCTGTCGATGATGAACATTCAGGAAATGATTGGGGGCATGTTGCCCAAACGCGGCAAAAAACGCAAAGTCACTATCGCTGAAGCCCGAACGATTCTACTTGAAGAAGAAGCGGCTAAGCTGATCGATATGGACGAAGTAAAGGAAGAAGCGATCCGTAAAGCAGAAGATGCCGGTATAATTTTCATCGACGAAATCGATAAGGTAGCTTCTTCCCGTTCGGGTAATGGTGGTGGCCCCGATGTAAGTCGTGAGGGTGTTCAGCGTGATCTGTTGCCCATCGTTGAGGGCAGCGCGGTCAATACCAAGTATGGTGTTATCCATACCGATCACATTCTGTTCATTGCTGCCGGCGCCTTCCATGTTACCAAACCCAGCGATCTGATTCCGGAGCTACAGGGCCGTTTCCCGATCCGGGTCGAGCTGCAAAGCCTGTCGGAGAATGATTTTTACCAGATTTTAAAAGAACCAAAAAATGCGTTGACCAAGCAATATGTGGCGATGTTGGCTGCCGAAGGGGTAGAACTGAGTTTTCAGGACGATGCCCTGCGCGAAATGGCTCATATTGCTTTCGAAGTCAATGCCGAGGTTGAAAACATTGGTGCCCGACGACTACAGACCGTTCTGAGCCATCTTATGAACGATTTCATGTTTGATATTCCGGACGTTATCGGAGCCAATGCGCACGTAGTGGTTACGAAAGAGCTGGTCAATGAAAAACTCGACGGCTTAGTGCAAAACCGCGATTTAAGCCAATTTATTTTGTAA
- a CDS encoding MFS transporter — protein MSLFRSTSRGPSLYTLSFWLLCVSNFLFSASFSMMIPELPDYLTKLGGREYVGLIIALFTLTAGVSRPFSGKITDTVGRVPVMAFGSIVCFLCGFLYPYLLTVWGFLTLRLIHGFSTGTKPTATSAYVADVVPATRRGEAMGMLGLFTAMGMSLGPAIGSWLADDYSMNVMFWTSSAFALLSIGILLQMPETLVNRQPFRFGLLRLKREELFDKQALPPFLVLLLQSFSSGVILTVIGTVSASLGIANKGLFFTVYTIASLAVRLLFSKSSDRYGRLPVLFISTAVLAFSMVLLILTDPSDRNAPSWFWTAAIFYGMSWGMNSPTIQAWTADLSNEATRGRAMATMYIALEAGIGIGALASGWLLNHITGEAGIDSSFAVSGGLAMIAVFYLGWLWRQRQKPGRHPIDEADEMALIDGEP, from the coding sequence TTGTCTCTCTTTCGCTCAACCTCACGCGGCCCCTCTCTTTACACGCTCTCGTTTTGGTTGCTGTGTGTCAGTAACTTCCTGTTTTCGGCAAGTTTTTCGATGATGATTCCTGAGCTTCCCGACTACCTGACGAAGCTGGGCGGGCGGGAATACGTGGGGCTCATTATCGCCCTGTTTACGCTTACCGCAGGTGTTTCACGGCCATTTAGTGGAAAAATCACCGATACTGTCGGGCGAGTACCCGTTATGGCATTTGGGTCGATCGTCTGCTTTTTATGCGGGTTTTTGTATCCTTATCTCCTAACCGTATGGGGGTTTCTGACCCTCCGACTCATTCATGGTTTTTCGACTGGAACCAAACCGACCGCTACATCGGCCTATGTTGCCGATGTAGTTCCAGCCACCCGGCGGGGCGAAGCAATGGGTATGCTCGGCCTATTCACAGCAATGGGCATGTCGCTGGGGCCTGCTATTGGCAGTTGGTTAGCCGACGACTATTCCATGAATGTCATGTTCTGGACTTCATCGGCTTTTGCGTTGTTATCGATAGGCATTCTGCTCCAGATGCCTGAAACACTGGTCAACCGGCAGCCGTTCCGGTTTGGTTTATTACGCCTGAAACGAGAAGAACTGTTTGATAAACAAGCCCTTCCACCGTTTTTGGTTCTCCTGCTTCAGTCATTTTCGTCGGGGGTGATTTTAACCGTAATTGGCACAGTCAGCGCATCGCTTGGGATCGCCAATAAGGGATTGTTTTTTACCGTTTACACCATTGCATCACTGGCTGTCCGGTTGCTGTTCAGTAAATCATCGGATCGCTACGGACGATTACCGGTTTTGTTTATCTCAACTGCGGTACTTGCCTTTTCGATGGTACTACTTATTCTGACCGACCCATCGGATCGCAATGCGCCCAGTTGGTTCTGGACAGCAGCTATATTCTATGGTATGTCGTGGGGAATGAATTCACCGACCATACAGGCGTGGACGGCTGATCTGAGCAATGAAGCGACGCGGGGCCGGGCCATGGCGACCATGTATATTGCGCTCGAAGCAGGCATAGGAATTGGCGCACTGGCATCGGGCTGGCTGCTCAATCACATCACTGGAGAAGCAGGTATCGATTCATCCTTTGCGGTGTCAGGGGGACTTGCCATGATTGCTGTTTTCTACCTGGGATGGCTCTGGCGCCAACGACAAAAGCCAGGTCGTCACCCGATTGATGAGGCTGACGAAATGGCGCTAATCGACGGAGAGCCATGA
- a CDS encoding YybH family protein, with protein sequence MKYSVFILLVISLACSCRTRVDSPRSMNPAAAIRQKAIDEIRETDQNFSIMSEKQGMSKAFITYAANDVIRMNEGAAPTVGFDSLRAQMSRIPANGSVLTWQVLKTDAAQSGELGYTFGQWMLTSKNETGKRNEQHGVYVTVWKRQRNGQWRFVLDGGNTTPELK encoded by the coding sequence ATGAAGTATTCGGTATTTATTCTGCTGGTTATCAGTCTGGCGTGTTCATGTCGCACCCGGGTCGATAGTCCACGATCCATGAACCCAGCCGCGGCCATCCGTCAGAAAGCCATTGACGAAATTCGGGAAACAGATCAGAATTTCAGCATTATGTCAGAAAAACAAGGCATGTCGAAAGCTTTTATAACTTATGCCGCAAACGATGTCATCCGGATGAATGAGGGGGCAGCTCCAACGGTTGGTTTTGATTCCCTCCGGGCGCAAATGAGCCGAATACCTGCAAATGGCTCAGTATTGACCTGGCAGGTGCTTAAAACTGATGCGGCTCAGTCGGGCGAGTTAGGGTATACGTTTGGCCAGTGGATGCTGACGAGTAAAAACGAAACCGGGAAGCGTAACGAGCAACATGGTGTTTATGTAACCGTGTGGAAACGTCAGCGTAATGGACAGTGGCGATTTGTACTTGATGGAGGCAATACAACGCCAGAGCTAAAATAA
- a CDS encoding sugar phosphate isomerase/epimerase family protein: MSPIGFNLLAWSAPISEKMNPIAERLKAIGYDGIECFIDNQDISAYRQFGNHLQQLGLQSTTVMVVGPDENPASESARIREQALDFLKGAIDRAHAMGATIICGPMHSAFATFSRREPQPEEYAYSAEVLHAAGEYAKQANIVLTPEALNRFECYLCNTMEQLLDLIRRTDHPNVQAMFDTHHANMEEKRFPDAIRTIAPVLAHVHISENDRGTPGDGHIPWDDTFRTLAELNYTGWMTIEAFTRNDVDFANSINVWREYNDPWDIAENGLNFIKKMQAKYAR, from the coding sequence TTGGATTCAATTTATTGGCCTGGTCGGCACCTATTTCCGAGAAAATGAATCCAATTGCTGAGCGACTAAAAGCCATTGGCTACGACGGAATCGAATGTTTTATCGACAATCAGGATATTTCTGCCTATCGCCAGTTTGGTAATCATTTACAGCAGCTTGGATTGCAAAGTACCACTGTTATGGTTGTTGGACCTGATGAAAATCCAGCCAGTGAATCTGCCAGAATTCGCGAACAGGCATTGGATTTTCTGAAAGGAGCCATTGACCGGGCTCATGCGATGGGTGCAACAATCATTTGTGGCCCAATGCACTCGGCATTTGCGACATTCAGCCGACGTGAGCCACAACCAGAGGAGTACGCATATAGCGCAGAAGTTCTTCATGCGGCTGGCGAATATGCCAAACAGGCCAATATCGTATTGACACCCGAAGCGTTAAATCGCTTCGAATGTTACCTCTGTAATACGATGGAACAATTGCTGGATTTAATTCGCCGAACCGACCACCCGAATGTACAGGCTATGTTTGATACCCATCATGCCAATATGGAAGAGAAGCGTTTCCCGGATGCCATCCGTACGATTGCACCTGTTTTGGCCCATGTTCACATCAGCGAAAATGACCGGGGAACGCCGGGTGATGGACATATTCCCTGGGACGATACGTTCCGGACACTGGCTGAACTGAACTATACCGGCTGGATGACAATTGAAGCTTTTACCCGCAATGATGTAGATTTTGCCAATTCAATCAATGTCTGGCGGGAGTATAATGATCCGTGGGATATTGCCGAAAATGGCCTCAACTTCATTAAAAAGATGCAGGCCAAATACGCTAGATGA